The following are encoded in a window of Colletotrichum lupini chromosome 3, complete sequence genomic DNA:
- a CDS encoding vitamin H transporter, with the protein MAHEKKQDLDLEPKPNENFVEMSTEDEKGGVLQLGADYSGAVAKTSAEEIALVRKLDFRIMPTLWCMYFLNYLDRNAIAQARLDGLEKDLGLQGSQYNTCISILFVGYLLMQIPSNMLMSSKHVRPSIYMAICMMAWALVSGCTALAKNYTHLVIVRFFLGVTEAPFYPGAIYMLSIFYTRKEIATRLSILYSGNIFATSFSGLIAAAVFNTIDGNHGLKGWQWLFIIEACLTFGVAVIGMFTLADSPLTTRWLKPEERQLAHDRMLRDTVGVEESKGAKAGFMQAIRDPRLWLLCFIQNMHLSACGFNNFFPTVVGSLGFNDTITLVLTCPPYLISGIFGYLVGISSGKYNERTWHITACMGIAIVGFVISCATLNTAARYISCFLFASGAYAVNSCILGWVSATLGSTQEKKAVSQSIVNVIANASYIYTAYLYPKSDGPRYLTAMSSNAAFAFACIAGTWALRFWLVSTNKKMGASGTKYAY; encoded by the exons ATGGCTCACGAGAAGAAGCAAGATTTGGACCTTGAGCCTAAGCCCAACGAGAACTTTGTCGAGATGTCGACTGAAGATGAGAAGGGTGGCGTGTTGCAGCTGGGAGCCGATTACTCTGGTGCTGTGGCGAAGACGAGCGCAGAAGAAATTGCCCTTGTCAGAAAGCTTGACTTTAGAATCATGCCGACACTTTG GTGCATGTACTTTCTGAACTAC CTCGACAGGAACGCAATCGCCCAGGCCCGTCTGGATGGTCTCGAAAAGGATTTAGGTCTCCAGGGCTCACAGTACAACACCTGCATCTCAATCCTCTTCGTCGG CTACCTCCTTATGCAAATCCCCTCCAACATGCTCATGTCCTCGAAACACGTCCGGCCATCCATCTACATGGCAATCTGCATGATGGCATGGGCTCTCGTTTCGGGCTGCACCGCCCTCGCCAAGAACTACACCCACCTTGTCATCGTCCGCTTCTTCCTCGGCGTGACCGAAGCCCCCTTCTACCCAGGCGCCATCTACATGCTCTCCATCTTCTACACCCGTAAAGAAATCGCCACCCGTCTGTCTATCCTTTACTCGGGAAACATCTTTGCCACGTCCTTCTCGGGCctcatcgccgccgccgtcttcAACACTATCGACGGCAACCACGGGTTGAAGGGATGGCAGTGGCTGTTCATCATCGAGGCGTGCTTGACCTTTGGCGTCGCCGTCATTGGCATGTTTACACTCGCTGACAGCCCTCTTACGACTCGCTGGCTGAAGCCCGAGGAGCGCCAACTCGCTCATGATCGTATGCTCAGGGATACCGTCGGCGTTGAAGAGAGCAAGGGTGCCAAGGCAGGCTTCATGCAAGCCATTCGCGACCCTCGTCTCTGGCTCCTCTGCTTCATCCAAAACATGCATCTC TCTGCATGCGGCTTCAACAACTTCTTCCCAACCGTCGTCGGCTCCCTCGGCTTCAACGACACCATCACCCTCGTCCTCACCTGCCCGCCGTACCTCATCTCCGGCATCTTTGGCTACCTCGTTGGCATCTCCTCTGGTAAATACAACGAGCGTACCTGGCACATCACCGCGTGTATGGGCATAGCCATTGTCGGGTTCGTCATCTCGTGCGCGACTCTCAACACGGCGGCGCGGTACATTTCCTGCTTCCTTTTCGCGTCTGGAGCGTATGCTGTCAACTCGTGCATCCTGGGCTGGGTTTCGGCAACGCTGGGATCTACgcaggagaagaaggctgTCAGTCAGTCTATTGTGAATGTGATTGCCAATGCGTCGTACATTTACACTGCTTACCTG TACCCCAAGAGCGATGGACCTCGGTACCTTACAGCCATGTCGAGCAATGCGGCTTTTGCATTTGCTTGTATTGCTGGTACGTGGGCGTTGCGGTTCTGGTTGGTCTCTACGAACAAGAAGATGGGCGCGAGCGGTACCAAGTATGCCTACTGA